From a region of the Candidatus Jettenia caeni genome:
- a CDS encoding F0F1 ATP synthase beta subunit, with the protein MNENDDLNRGTVISVRGSVIDAHFPYQLPAIRNQLRAGDHGKIVIEVIIHLDSETIRGIALTPTQGLFRGAPVADLGQPLKVPVGKQLLSRIFNVFGETIDKKEELQGIEWRSINQRPVPLSQRIVTSRLFETGIKVIDVLSPLEMGGKAGLFGGAGVGKTVLIMEMINNMAKQYQGISIFCGIGERCREGEEIYREIQEVGVLDNAILIFGQMNEPPGARFRVGHAALTMAEYFRDEEGKDILLLIDNVFRFIQAGAEVSGLVGHIPSRVGYQPTLGTELAELEERISSTNRGAITSVQAVYVPADDFTDPAAVHTFGHLSTSVVLSRKRAGQGLYPAIDPLQSSSNMLTPNIVGNKHYTIAQGVRQNLEEYEELKDIIAMLGLEELSQTEQKTVNRARRLERFLTQPFFTTEQFTGRKGKMVSLENALEGCERILNDEFAGYPEESLYMIGKISEAKKS; encoded by the coding sequence ATGAATGAAAATGATGATTTGAATCGTGGTACGGTAATTTCGGTTCGGGGAAGTGTAATTGATGCGCACTTTCCCTACCAGCTTCCTGCGATTCGAAACCAGCTGAGAGCCGGAGATCACGGTAAGATTGTAATCGAAGTTATAATCCATCTTGATTCCGAAACAATTCGGGGAATTGCTTTGACGCCAACACAAGGGTTATTTCGTGGCGCTCCTGTAGCGGATTTAGGTCAACCTCTTAAAGTTCCCGTAGGAAAGCAACTATTATCAAGAATTTTTAACGTATTCGGAGAGACAATTGATAAAAAAGAGGAACTTCAGGGAATAGAGTGGCGCTCTATTAACCAGAGACCCGTACCTTTATCTCAACGGATAGTTACTTCGAGACTTTTTGAAACGGGAATTAAAGTAATAGATGTTCTCTCTCCTCTGGAGATGGGTGGAAAGGCTGGTTTGTTTGGAGGGGCTGGTGTTGGTAAAACAGTCTTAATCATGGAGATGATCAATAATATGGCTAAGCAGTATCAGGGAATTAGTATATTCTGCGGGATTGGTGAACGTTGCCGTGAAGGAGAGGAGATTTATCGGGAAATACAGGAGGTGGGGGTATTGGATAATGCAATTCTTATCTTTGGACAAATGAATGAGCCGCCAGGCGCTCGATTTAGAGTTGGGCATGCTGCTTTAACTATGGCGGAGTATTTTCGGGACGAAGAAGGTAAGGATATATTACTTCTTATTGATAACGTCTTTCGTTTTATTCAGGCAGGGGCAGAGGTTTCTGGTCTTGTAGGGCATATTCCTTCCCGTGTTGGATATCAACCGACATTGGGAACTGAGCTTGCCGAGCTGGAGGAGAGGATTTCCAGTACCAACAGAGGTGCTATTACCTCGGTTCAGGCTGTATATGTTCCGGCTGATGATTTTACCGACCCTGCAGCAGTGCACACGTTTGGCCATCTGTCCACTTCGGTAGTATTATCCCGGAAAAGAGCTGGTCAGGGTCTTTATCCTGCAATCGATCCACTTCAGTCCAGCTCAAATATGTTGACGCCGAATATTGTCGGAAACAAGCACTACACGATAGCCCAGGGAGTTAGGCAGAATCTGGAAGAGTATGAGGAATTAAAAGATATCATTGCCATGCTGGGATTAGAGGAGCTATCGCAAACCGAGCAGAAAACGGTGAACCGAGCCAGAAGATTAGAAAGATTTTTAACCCAACCATTTTTTACGACAGAGCAATTCACCGGTCGCAAAGGTAAGATGGTGAGCTTAGAAAATGCCCTTGAGGGTTGTGAGCGTATTTTGAATGATGAGTTTGCCGGCTATCCCGAAGAATCATTATATATGATTGGAAAAATAAGCGAAGCAAAAAAATCTTGA
- a CDS encoding F0F1 ATP synthase delta/epsilon subunit — protein MKLKILLPAEIFIDQEVTKVTAEAENGCFCLLPRHVDFVTALVPGLLSFVSKAGKEEFIAVDEGILIKAGPEVLVSTRNAIGGLDLGTLRRTIEGQFEALSDQEKKARSVLANIEASFVRRFLKLK, from the coding sequence TTGAAACTGAAAATCTTATTACCAGCAGAAATTTTTATTGATCAGGAAGTAACCAAGGTAACTGCTGAAGCCGAAAACGGTTGCTTTTGCCTTTTACCGCGGCATGTCGATTTTGTGACAGCGCTTGTTCCGGGTCTTTTATCATTTGTATCTAAGGCAGGGAAAGAAGAGTTCATTGCTGTTGATGAAGGAATCCTTATTAAGGCAGGCCCTGAAGTTCTCGTCTCTACGAGAAATGCAATAGGAGGGCTTGATCTAGGAACATTACGGCGAACAATAGAAGGACAATTTGAGGCGTTAAGTGACCAGGAAAAGAAGGCGCGTTCAGTTTTAGCAAATATAGAGGCCAGCTTTGTCCGGCGTTTTCTTAAATTGAAATAG
- a CDS encoding putative F0F1 ATP synthase subunit, giving the protein MVKNKKEKYSHGEEFSKKVGIKESRRIKARQKKGFSILYGLSMFGMVGWSVTIPTIILTLIGIWLDRKWPGRFSWTLTLIVMGVILGCLNAWYWVRKESRGD; this is encoded by the coding sequence ATGGTTAAGAATAAAAAAGAAAAATATAGCCACGGAGAAGAATTTAGCAAAAAGGTAGGAATAAAAGAATCGCGCAGGATAAAGGCCCGGCAGAAGAAAGGGTTTAGTATTCTCTATGGATTAAGTATGTTTGGTATGGTTGGTTGGTCGGTAACTATTCCAACCATAATTCTTACCCTAATCGGAATCTGGCTGGATAGAAAGTGGCCTGGCAGATTTTCATGGACCCTTACGCTCATTGTCATGGGAGTAATCCTTGGATGTCTGAATGCATGGTATTGGGTAAGAAAGGAGAGCCGGGGCGATTGA
- a CDS encoding F0F1 ATP synthase A subunit, with amino-acid sequence MVLLIIVSLLVTQNLSAGFALSRWQNFLETIVDSMRNQIREIIRQRPEPYLSFIGTLFLFISISNFLSIVPGYHPPTSSFSTTAALAICVFFAVPFFSITQSGLAGYLKYYIKPSIFMLPFNILGEISHTLTLAIRLFGNIMSGTLIGAILISVIPFFIPAVMEVLELLIGQIQAYIFAILAAVYIASATRAGRNEG; translated from the coding sequence ATGGTCTTATTGATCATTGTTTCCCTCTTAGTAACTCAAAATCTTTCTGCAGGATTTGCATTATCCCGCTGGCAGAACTTTCTCGAGACCATTGTAGATTCTATGAGGAACCAGATTCGTGAAATTATTCGCCAGAGACCGGAGCCGTACTTATCTTTCATAGGTACATTGTTTCTGTTTATCTCGATTTCAAACTTTCTCAGCATTGTGCCTGGATATCATCCTCCAACAAGTTCGTTTTCGACTACAGCAGCATTAGCTATTTGTGTGTTTTTTGCGGTTCCCTTTTTCAGTATTACACAATCAGGACTTGCAGGGTATCTGAAGTATTATATAAAACCTTCAATATTCATGCTTCCCTTTAATATTCTCGGGGAAATTTCACATACGCTGACACTCGCAATCCGGCTATTCGGGAACATAATGAGCGGAACCTTAATCGGTGCAATATTGATTTCAGTTATACCTTTTTTTATTCCGGCAGTGATGGAGGTATTAGAGTTATTAATTGGACAAATTCAAGCCTATATCTTTGCTATCCTTGCTGCTGTATATATTGCATCTGCGACCCGTGCTGGCCGCAACGAGGGATGA
- a CDS encoding F0F1 ATP synthase C subunit — MEMKDIVSLASIIIAGLTIAIGSIGPALGEGRALAQALSSIAQQPDEASTITRTLFVGLAMIESVAIYCFVISVILIFANPFWNHVVSQAGK, encoded by the coding sequence ATGGAAATGAAAGATATTGTTAGTTTAGCTTCAATCATTATTGCAGGACTTACTATTGCTATTGGTTCGATTGGTCCTGCACTGGGAGAAGGACGGGCTTTAGCTCAGGCATTGAGTTCCATTGCGCAACAACCAGACGAGGCTAGTACCATTACCCGAACGTTATTTGTTGGTTTGGCAATGATAGAATCCGTTGCTATTTATTGCTTTGTTATTTCTGTAATTCTTATTTTTGCCAACCCATTTTGGAATCATGTAGTCTCGCAGGCGGGAAAATAG
- a CDS encoding F0F1 ATP synthase B subunit codes for MQIDVLTLIAQIINFVILVVLLKYFLYNRIVKVMDERKEKIISQLKDADQKKQEAEQEAESYRKKLKELDDKYEEMLSKAHEEVESQRKELLKKAHGEIREAQVKWYEAIQHERQLFMNDIRQQAGKEVCAVARRALADLADADLGRQIIDFFIKKIQRLDKQERDTLRRSIQGSKKYEIDINSAFEIPQEMRQKMIHEIQKQITSNSNVRFTTSPNLICGIELKVDGHKISWNLENYLRDLEDNVTNAIERKVRENQENMYQEKQNGKRQEKE; via the coding sequence ATGCAGATTGATGTACTCACGTTAATAGCGCAAATAATCAATTTTGTAATACTGGTGGTCCTGCTAAAGTACTTTCTGTATAACCGGATTGTTAAGGTTATGGATGAACGTAAAGAGAAAATTATTTCGCAGTTAAAAGACGCAGACCAGAAGAAACAGGAGGCGGAGCAGGAAGCTGAATCTTATCGGAAAAAACTCAAAGAGCTGGATGATAAATACGAAGAAATGCTTTCAAAAGCTCATGAAGAGGTAGAATCTCAGCGAAAAGAATTACTGAAAAAGGCTCATGGTGAGATAAGGGAAGCCCAGGTTAAGTGGTATGAGGCAATTCAGCATGAGAGACAATTATTCATGAACGACATCCGCCAACAAGCGGGCAAAGAGGTTTGTGCTGTTGCACGTCGCGCCCTGGCAGATTTGGCAGATGCCGATCTTGGGCGGCAGATAATTGACTTCTTTATCAAAAAAATCCAAAGGTTGGATAAACAGGAAAGAGATACCCTGAGAAGATCTATACAGGGATCGAAAAAGTATGAAATTGATATAAACAGTGCATTTGAGATTCCACAGGAAATGCGCCAAAAAATGATACATGAAATACAAAAACAAATTACCAGTAATAGTAATGTGCGGTTTACGACATCGCCTAACCTGATCTGTGGAATAGAACTAAAAGTGGATGGACATAAAATTTCCTGGAATCTGGAGAATTACTTACGTGATCTGGAAGATAATGTAACCAATGCTATCGAAAGAAAAGTAAGGGAAAATCAAGAAAATATGTATCAGGAAAAGCAAAATGGAAAACGCCAGGAAAAAGAATGA
- a CDS encoding F0F1 ATP synthase alpha subunit: protein MVNTGKNKRELKTVLDDTFQVLNGTLREHKAKLESRETGAIHFIGEGIARVKGLPDVKLNELIRFSDNKTGIAFNLDPEEIGIVLLDEAQTLKAGSEVYRTGRVLDTPVGDALLGRVVDSLGRPLDERGPLHASQRQPIEREAPGILDRAPVSVPLQTGILVIDALIPIGRGQRELILGDRQTGKTSIAVNAIINQRDKDVICVYCSIGQKISGVAKVIDDLRKYGAMEKCIVVVATGEDSPGLRFAAPYAATSMAEYFMEQGKDVLIVYDDLSHHARTYREISLLLRRPPAREAYPGDIFYIHSRLLERSTHLSKEYGGGSLTALPIVETEAQNISAYIPTNLISITDGQIYLSPELFQKGILPALDAGKSVSRVGGKAQLSAYHEIAGNSRLSYSQFEELESFARFGTRLDERTRKILARGQHIREILKQSPYDLLSAPEQVVILLSVTQGLFDNVPIGKMNEVKKAVRKVTLEKLSDIGKRILADEKLNNDDKKAILGTVEKTIQSGNYSKKGKEIGNGNV from the coding sequence ATGGTGAACACGGGGAAGAATAAGAGAGAGCTGAAAACTGTTCTGGACGATACTTTTCAGGTTCTTAACGGAACACTTCGGGAGCACAAGGCCAAACTCGAATCCCGGGAGACAGGCGCTATACATTTTATTGGCGAAGGCATTGCCCGGGTGAAAGGATTACCGGATGTTAAACTTAACGAACTCATTCGTTTTTCAGATAATAAAACAGGAATTGCATTCAATCTCGATCCGGAAGAAATTGGCATCGTTTTACTGGATGAGGCGCAGACTTTAAAAGCTGGTAGTGAAGTTTATCGTACCGGCAGAGTTTTGGATACACCAGTAGGCGATGCTCTCCTTGGCCGTGTTGTTGATTCTCTGGGTCGTCCTCTGGATGAACGGGGACCATTACATGCTTCCCAGCGGCAGCCTATTGAACGGGAAGCTCCGGGAATTCTGGACCGTGCACCAGTAAGTGTTCCTCTGCAAACAGGAATTCTGGTAATTGATGCCCTGATTCCTATTGGAAGAGGTCAACGGGAATTAATTCTTGGCGATAGGCAAACTGGCAAAACTTCCATTGCAGTTAATGCTATAATCAATCAGAGGGATAAAGATGTTATTTGTGTTTATTGTTCAATAGGGCAGAAAATTTCCGGAGTCGCAAAGGTAATTGATGACTTACGTAAATACGGGGCAATGGAAAAATGTATTGTAGTAGTAGCTACCGGAGAGGATTCTCCGGGACTAAGATTTGCTGCTCCGTACGCCGCTACCTCTATGGCAGAATACTTTATGGAACAAGGGAAAGATGTCTTAATCGTATATGATGATTTATCCCATCATGCGCGTACGTATCGGGAGATCTCTTTGCTTCTTCGTAGACCTCCTGCCAGAGAGGCGTACCCTGGCGATATATTCTATATTCACTCGCGATTGCTTGAGCGTTCTACTCATCTGAGTAAGGAGTATGGTGGCGGTTCTCTTACTGCTTTGCCTATTGTTGAGACAGAAGCACAAAATATATCAGCATATATTCCAACGAATCTTATTTCTATTACTGATGGCCAAATTTATCTTTCTCCCGAGCTATTTCAAAAAGGTATTTTGCCTGCTCTTGATGCTGGGAAATCAGTTTCCCGCGTGGGAGGAAAAGCGCAATTATCAGCATACCATGAAATTGCCGGTAATTCGCGCCTGTCTTATTCTCAGTTTGAAGAATTAGAATCATTTGCGCGTTTTGGAACACGACTTGACGAAAGAACGCGAAAGATACTTGCGCGTGGTCAGCATATCCGTGAGATTTTGAAACAATCGCCGTATGATTTACTATCGGCTCCTGAGCAGGTTGTTATCCTCTTGTCGGTGACACAAGGCCTCTTTGATAATGTCCCAATCGGTAAGATGAATGAGGTTAAAAAGGCTGTTCGAAAGGTGACTTTGGAAAAGCTGTCCGATATAGGGAAACGGATTCTGGCAGATGAAAAACTGAATAATGATGACAAAAAAGCAATACTCGGTACGGTAGAAAAGACCATACAATCAGGTAATTATTCAAAAAAAGGAAAAGAGATCGGGAATGGAAACGTATGA
- a CDS encoding F0F1 ATP synthase gamma subunit: METYESLRGKLRSAQELKSIVRTMKTIAAVAIRQYERAVESLSEYNRAVELGFQFLLKKEPERVMERGQMPGGNLCAIVFGSDQGMCGQFNDRIVSFAIDNMNRIQKPEGRILLGIGVRVAARLEGEKQPVEEQFSVPGSVEGITSMVQKILIRIEDLRSNKEIDQIIIFYHKRISGSTYNPRMVYLLPLNKEWLRSLEEREWPARVLPLYTMDWNQLFSALIRQYLFFLLYRASAESLASENASRLSSMQAAEKNIEDRLEELRTQFNQQRQDSITAEMMDIVAGFEALTSERREEQFS, from the coding sequence ATGGAAACGTATGAGTCGTTGCGGGGTAAATTGAGAAGCGCACAAGAATTAAAGTCTATCGTCAGGACTATGAAGACTATAGCTGCAGTTGCTATCCGGCAATATGAGAGGGCTGTAGAATCGCTTTCCGAGTATAACCGGGCCGTTGAACTGGGGTTCCAATTTCTTTTGAAAAAAGAACCTGAGAGGGTGATGGAACGAGGCCAAATGCCGGGCGGCAATCTTTGTGCAATAGTCTTTGGTTCAGATCAGGGCATGTGTGGACAGTTTAATGATCGAATCGTATCGTTTGCAATTGATAACATGAATAGGATTCAAAAACCGGAAGGCAGAATACTTTTGGGTATTGGTGTACGGGTAGCTGCGCGTCTTGAAGGGGAAAAGCAGCCCGTGGAAGAACAATTTTCAGTTCCCGGATCAGTTGAAGGCATTACTTCCATGGTACAAAAGATATTGATTAGAATAGAGGATTTACGCTCCAATAAAGAGATTGACCAGATTATCATTTTTTATCATAAACGCATATCAGGCTCAACGTATAACCCCCGCATGGTATATCTTCTTCCTTTAAATAAAGAGTGGCTTCGAAGCTTAGAAGAAAGGGAGTGGCCTGCACGTGTTCTTCCCCTATACACTATGGATTGGAATCAATTATTTTCAGCATTAATCCGCCAATACCTGTTCTTTTTGTTATACCGCGCATCTGCGGAATCTCTTGCCAGTGAGAATGCCAGTCGTTTATCATCAATGCAGGCTGCAGAGAAAAACATTGAGGATCGTCTGGAAGAGCTCAGAACTCAATTTAATCAGCAACGCCAGGATTCAATTACTGCCGAAATGATGGATATTGTGGCCGGCTTTGAGGCATTAACCAGCGAGAGAAGAGAGGAGCAATTTTCTTGA
- a CDS encoding phosphofructokinase, producing MQIITLTMNPTIDTSCSVDHVVAEKKLRGKTSRHEPGGGGINVSRAIKKLGGESTALYTSGGPIGQMLQILLNQEKINHQPIEIEGMTRENFIVLEESTRRQFRFGMPGPTLHDREWQQCLDSISRITPSPEYIVASGSLPPGVPDDFYAQVAQRAKKPGSRICIDTSGEALRLAADAHVYLLKPNMSELQYLAGEKIKNESHMKEVAKKIIERGKSEVVVISLGAAGAFLASKDGYESIRAPVVPIESKVGAGDSMMAGIVVSLAKGSSLRNAVRFGIATGSAAVMTPGTELCRREDAEYLYQQMISGIA from the coding sequence ATGCAGATTATTACCCTGACGATGAACCCCACGATTGATACCAGTTGCAGCGTAGATCATGTTGTTGCTGAGAAAAAATTGCGGGGTAAAACTTCCCGCCATGAGCCGGGCGGCGGCGGTATCAATGTTTCCCGCGCAATAAAAAAATTGGGTGGAGAATCCACAGCTCTGTATACTTCAGGAGGACCAATAGGACAGATGTTGCAAATATTGCTTAATCAGGAGAAGATCAATCACCAGCCAATTGAAATCGAAGGAATGACGCGTGAAAATTTTATTGTATTAGAAGAGTCTACACGGCGGCAATTCCGTTTTGGTATGCCAGGACCAACGTTACATGACAGGGAATGGCAGCAATGCTTAGATAGTATATCTCGTATCACACCGAGCCCGGAGTATATTGTTGCAAGCGGAAGCCTTCCGCCTGGAGTACCTGATGATTTCTATGCACAGGTAGCACAGAGAGCAAAAAAGCCTGGCAGCCGAATATGTATTGATACATCAGGTGAAGCATTGCGTTTAGCGGCAGATGCGCATGTATATTTGCTCAAGCCTAATATGAGTGAACTCCAGTACCTTGCAGGGGAAAAAATTAAAAATGAATCACACATGAAGGAAGTAGCAAAGAAGATTATTGAAAGGGGAAAAAGCGAAGTTGTTGTTATTTCTCTCGGTGCGGCAGGCGCCTTCCTGGCGTCAAAGGATGGGTATGAGAGCATACGGGCGCCCGTAGTGCCAATAGAGAGTAAGGTTGGTGCTGGCGACAGCATGATGGCTGGTATAGTAGTAAGCCTGGCAAAGGGAAGTTCGCTGCGGAATGCTGTCCGTTTCGGTATAGCGACCGGATCTGCTGCAGTAATGACTCCTGGTACCGAATTGTGCCGCCGGGAGGATGCAGAGTACTTATATCAGCAGATGATTTCAGGAATTGCATAA
- a CDS encoding glycosyltransferase, protein MEDSRLVKVEDYEVIVGSEKVERVREKAKLLQDLHVVHINSTYYGGGVAEILSSLILLMNSTGIKTGWRVIQGSPDFFTITKKIHNALQGGDINLTDRKLKIYEDVVYENAIRNHLDHDMVIIHDPQPLPMIRHYKRKCPWIWRCHIDLTNPNRELWNYLSPLIERYDAVILSIREYQQKLKTPQLFFLPAINPFSIKNRDMTEAEIQERLVHYNIPTDLPLVVQVSRFDRWKDPEGVIRAFKIARKEIDCTLVLLGNIATDDPEGEAVYDSLIKQREDRIIILSHQDTALVNALQRRATVVMQKSIREGFGLTVAEAMWKGAAVIGGNVGGIRYQIEDGVNGFLVSSVEEAADRLIQLLKNKKLREEMGQRARETVREKFLLIRLLEQYLDLFGSFETLYLLRGSIVV, encoded by the coding sequence ATGGAGGATAGCAGGCTCGTTAAGGTTGAAGACTATGAAGTGATTGTTGGTAGTGAGAAAGTTGAACGGGTGAGAGAAAAAGCTAAGCTCCTTCAGGATCTTCATGTTGTTCATATAAATTCAACATATTATGGCGGAGGTGTAGCTGAGATATTATCGTCGTTGATACTTTTGATGAACAGTACCGGTATTAAGACTGGATGGAGAGTGATTCAGGGATCTCCCGATTTTTTCACTATTACGAAAAAGATACACAATGCCTTGCAGGGTGGGGATATTAATCTTACCGATCGTAAATTGAAGATTTATGAGGATGTTGTGTATGAGAATGCCATTCGAAACCATCTGGATCACGATATGGTTATTATTCACGATCCTCAACCTCTTCCGATGATCAGGCATTATAAAAGGAAATGCCCCTGGATATGGCGTTGCCATATCGATTTGACAAATCCAAACAGGGAACTATGGAATTATTTGTCTCCGCTTATAGAAAGATATGATGCTGTAATCTTGAGTATCAGGGAATATCAGCAGAAATTGAAGACACCACAATTATTTTTTCTGCCGGCAATCAATCCCTTTTCTATTAAAAACCGGGATATGACAGAAGCAGAAATACAAGAGCGTTTGGTACATTATAATATCCCAACAGATCTTCCTTTGGTAGTACAGGTTTCCCGATTTGACCGATGGAAAGATCCTGAAGGTGTTATTAGGGCATTCAAAATAGCAAGAAAGGAAATTGATTGTACTCTTGTGTTGTTAGGCAATATTGCAACAGATGACCCGGAAGGAGAAGCGGTGTATGATTCTCTGATTAAACAGAGAGAAGATCGTATCATTATTCTTTCCCATCAGGATACGGCGCTGGTGAATGCCCTTCAGAGAAGGGCGACTGTTGTGATGCAAAAGTCAATTCGTGAGGGCTTTGGTTTGACCGTAGCAGAAGCCATGTGGAAGGGTGCCGCTGTTATTGGAGGAAATGTTGGTGGTATACGATATCAGATTGAAGACGGGGTAAATGGATTCCTCGTATCATCTGTAGAGGAAGCAGCAGACAGGCTTATTCAGTTACTTAAAAATAAGAAATTGCGGGAAGAAATGGGGCAAAGGGCAAGAGAAACGGTACGGGAGAAGTTTCTCCTGATTCGTCTTTTGGAGCAATATCTTGACCTGTTCGGGTCTTTTGAGACCCTTTATTTACTGAGAGGGTCAATTGTTGTCTAA
- a CDS encoding peptidase, with protein MFGNRITLFKLFGFEVKIDISWLILAVLITFTLARGFFPHYYKGLPLLTYWWMGLSGALGFFASIIFHEFWHSFVARRYGLPMKGITLFIFGGVAEMGDEPPNAKTEFLMAIAGPLSSIFLGFGFFGINLLIPRSDPLLPMKGVIGYLAYINLILAAFNLLPAFPLDGGRILRSAIWKWTDNIRWATRVASWTGSFFGIALMILGILSIFQGNFIGGIWFFVIGMFVKNAAQISYQQVLLRNVLAGKRVGYFTKLDPVFVPPSISIEQFVEEYFYKYHFKMFPVVEDTNIVGCINIAQVKNIPRNEWNQHTVRELAKKCLPENTISPEADTLKALSLMKQNGNTKLMVVEDRKLIGIITLKDILQYFSARMDLEEYSGK; from the coding sequence ATGTTTGGGAATCGAATTACATTATTTAAGTTGTTTGGTTTTGAGGTAAAGATTGATATTAGCTGGCTGATTCTTGCAGTACTCATCACCTTTACCTTAGCCAGGGGATTTTTCCCCCATTATTATAAGGGTTTGCCACTGTTAACGTATTGGTGGATGGGGTTAAGCGGCGCTTTAGGTTTTTTTGCCTCGATTATTTTCCATGAATTCTGGCACTCCTTTGTCGCACGGAGATATGGATTGCCGATGAAAGGGATTACCCTGTTTATTTTTGGCGGTGTAGCGGAAATGGGAGATGAGCCTCCCAACGCAAAAACTGAGTTCCTGATGGCAATTGCCGGTCCTCTTTCAAGTATTTTCCTTGGATTTGGATTCTTTGGGATAAATCTGCTCATTCCCAGGAGTGATCCATTACTGCCAATGAAAGGTGTAATCGGTTATCTTGCGTATATTAATCTCATTCTGGCAGCATTCAATCTGTTGCCTGCTTTTCCTCTTGATGGGGGACGTATCCTCCGGTCAGCCATTTGGAAATGGACTGACAATATTCGTTGGGCAACGAGGGTAGCATCATGGACCGGCTCTTTTTTCGGTATAGCGCTTATGATTTTAGGGATTCTTAGTATTTTCCAGGGAAATTTTATTGGCGGAATATGGTTCTTTGTGATAGGTATGTTTGTGAAAAATGCGGCTCAAATATCGTATCAGCAAGTGCTGCTCCGTAATGTGCTCGCAGGTAAAAGGGTAGGCTATTTTACGAAATTAGATCCTGTTTTTGTGCCGCCTTCAATATCGATAGAGCAGTTTGTGGAAGAGTATTTCTACAAATACCACTTCAAAATGTTTCCTGTCGTGGAGGATACAAACATCGTAGGGTGTATCAACATTGCTCAGGTGAAAAATATTCCCCGGAATGAATGGAACCAGCATACGGTTAGAGAACTTGCAAAAAAATGTTTGCCTGAAAATACCATTTCTCCGGAAGCCGACACGCTGAAAGCCCTTTCTTTAATGAAACAGAATGGCAATACTAAGCTTATGGTTGTTGAAGATCGCAAGTTAATCGGTATTATTACTCTCAAAGATATTTTACAGTATTTTTCCGCCAGAATGGATCTGGAAGAATACTCGGGAAAATAA